In the Thermosipho atlanticus DSM 15807 genome, AGGGAAATCTTTATGAGAAAAGTTTAGAAGTTGGCGGATATGTAATTTTAGAATTGGATGACGCATCGAATTTATTTTACGTTAGTAATTCGAAGTTGTTTTCAATTCCTAGAATTACTTCAGAATTCATTATATATGATCTAAATGGAAAGATCATTACTGAAAATAATTTTTCTATTCCAGTATATAAAATTTTCCCATCTGTGAAAGAAAATATAACTTTTTACAAAGGAAGAAGAATTTATTACGAAAAAATTTCGTATAAAAACGGGTTAAATGCAATTGTGTATATTAAAGTTCCAGTTCACCATTTGCTTTTGTATTTTGTTTTCATACCTTTTGGGATTTTTTTACTGTATGAAATTGCATATATTAACAAAATGGATAAAAAAGAAATAGGGAGGAATAAAAATGATTTCGACAAAAACAGGTGATAACGGAAAAACAAGTTTAGCTAATGGAGAAAGAGTTGATAAAGATAATTTGCGTGTGGAAGTTTATGGAGTATTAGATGAATTAAATTCTTATCTTGGGTTAGCAAAGCAATATTTAGATGAGAAGGAAAAAGATGTTATAGAAGACATTCAAAGAACGATTTTTAGACTTTCTTCAGAACTGGCGAAAGGTGAAAGATTTGTTAAACTTATTGATATTAATGAAATAGAAAAATTAACGATTTTAGTAGAAAAATATGAAAAAACTTTAAATTTAAAAGGTTTTATATTACCAGGTTCAAATTTTGCAAGTGCAATATTAGATATTTGTCGAACAATTGCAAGGAGAGCTGAAAGAAGAATAGTATCTTTATCTAAAAACGAAAATGTAAGAAAAGAAATTCTAGCATATATTAATAGACTTTCCGATTTGTTGTTTGTGATTGCTAGATACGTTGAAAAAGATAATATTAAATATGTGTAAAGGAGTGAGTAATAATTGGTTAGAATAGATGGCAATAACTTAAATTTAGAGGAAGTACATCTGGTTGCAAGAAAAGGTGAAAAAGTTTCATTAAATGAAAATGCTAAAAAAAAGATAGAATATTCTAGAAAAGAAATTGAAAAAATTTTAGAATCTGAAAAACCTTTATA is a window encoding:
- a CDS encoding cob(I)yrinic acid a,c-diamide adenosyltransferase, with product MISTKTGDNGKTSLANGERVDKDNLRVEVYGVLDELNSYLGLAKQYLDEKEKDVIEDIQRTIFRLSSELAKGERFVKLIDINEIEKLTILVEKYEKTLNLKGFILPGSNFASAILDICRTIARRAERRIVSLSKNENVRKEILAYINRLSDLLFVIARYVEKDNIKYV